TGCCCATTGGACCCGTGCCGCCGGCAGGATCACCTCTTGCTAAAAATGTTATGAGATTTGCCGTGCTGTCTACGCCAAATTTCTCAGCCCTGCTATCTACGCCCGATTGTCCAAAAGTCAACTGTTTAAGTGAATCGTCAGGTTCTATTAAATAAATTTCTGAATTACCATCAGGATTTGTACCAAGGATATTTCCAAAGGCGCTAAAAATCACTAAACTGCCGTCAAAGTTGGTAGGTGTTGTTTGTATAAAGTTTACAGTTATGTCAGTTCGTTGAGTAGTAACTCCAGTATTTATGTTGTACTGAAATACCTGCTCGTTGCCTCCAGGGTTACCGCCCCCTATATCAGCATCAGAACTGAAGGTGATGATATTACCTAGGGTGTCGATGAAGGGATCTTCATTCTTTTCTGGTTCACCAGCCACTAACGTATTTATTCCCGTCGTTCTGTTAAATAAAAATACTTGCGCTTCACCAGATGAGCTATAGTCATATGTAATTAGTTCTCCGTTTGGCGATAAGCTGGGAGTTCTATTAGTCCCTGTAGTTGTAGAGCTAATCTGGTTAAATGTTCCTTCCAATATATCGTAGTAAAACATTTCATCATTGTTCTCAGGATTTTCTCCTGTTATGTCAGACCTTGATTGAAAAGCAATGATAGTTCCATCGGCGCTTATAGCGTTGTTATCTGACTCCTGTTCTTGATCAAATGTCAGCTGCTCTATATCACACACAAGACGTGCATGCGAGCTATGATTCAATCCTATAAGTACTAAGAAAAGTACTACAGATATAGAGATGCTTGCGGCTTTCGTTTTCATTGATCCCCTCCTTAAGGAAAAACAATTAGAACTATAATACTATTTTTTTTAGTAATGTATAGACATTTATCTATAAATTCTGCTACTTTTTAGTTTTATGCCAATGCTCCTCAATTT
The sequence above is a segment of the Thermodesulfobacteriota bacterium genome. Coding sequences within it:
- a CDS encoding IPTL-CTERM sorting domain-containing protein, translated to MKTKAASISISVVLFLVLIGLNHSSHARLVCDIEQLTFDQEQESDNNAISADGTIIAFQSRSDITGENPENNDEMFYYDILEGTFNQISSTTTGTNRTPSLSPNGELITYDYSSSGEAQVFLFNRTTGINTLVAGEPEKNEDPFIDTLGNIITFSSDADIGGGNPGGNEQVFQYNINTGVTTQRTDITVNFIQTTPTNFDGSLVIFSAFGNILGTNPDGNSEIYLIEPDDSLKQLTFGQSGVDSRAEKFGVDSTANLITFLARGDPAGGTGPMGNDQVYFYNLDQDVFTKLTNQPASNNDPAINADGTCIVFSSTQDLTGQNPLNNWQVFIYDLASETFTQVGINLSDGRIITPTPSADCTEIAFSGQPNFESNEAMDEEQVFLARCDVAQVPTISEWGLIALAVVIGTAGFIVLRRRQVSA